The DNA region CTCCCTCATTTTattagttactccgtatttaatacAAGAGTTAATGTCATAACTGATTTTTAcaactattttaaaatattaaaattgattaTCAACTATGCATTTGTTACTTAATTTTGGTATTAGTAAGTTTTTCATCCAAATACAAAAGCGATATAGGAAATTCGCATTTTTCCCGCTATTTTCTCCATTAGTTATTGCTATCATttaatacccaaaaaaaaaaaaaaagaagaggataTTGCTATGATTTTGGGTACTCTTTACTACGATTTttatatgtagtatatattattgccaaaggccttgtggtcaaacGGCATAGCTGTGACCCTCCCAatgttgtgcttcagtaggttgagaaagtatgttcaatactacattgtaatagagtcaatagtattcaaacaaacaaaatgaaactcCCAAATGAGAGGTCACGGGTTCAAATTCAAAGAAAGTATATTAaatctttgtgtttcaatagatCGATTGTATGATGAATTGGGGATCTCTAGCATTCCTGAAAAAAATGTGTGGAATGGAATATTGTTAGGTCCTTGTGCATCGCAATTATTTGACGATCAAATCAAGGGCACATAAGAATCGAAGCAGAATATCCAAAACGCCTTTAaacaaggggaaaaaaaaaggaaaggaaaatgacATACATAATTATTGGAGTAAGCAAATTAAAGCTTTTTAAAAACCGCATTATATTATCTGGTTGTTCTACATTATATTGCTGGTatgtttggtttcaaaattcaaagtttcTTTTTGGTCTGATGGCGAGTGGtactacatacatacattcCTTATATTTACCTCAACTCCATTATTCACATGCTAATGTAACATtcatcttattttatatttagagtGTGTTTAGTTTGGACATGAGAATcgaaattaaaataagaatcaaatattttgtaatggtaatgagttttaatgaaagtattttgcatatttagtagtAGGgtagaattgaaatgattactaatattgatgtttgattatgtatgactttataatggaaataaatgttttaaaaatataaaaattaaaaaatcaagacaattgatcctaatataataacatccaaaacaccaatatgaacaaaaaaaaaatcaaaacaaaaatctaaaaacactaatccaaacttaaaaatcagattattaataagatggaatgatgttcattttaattagggaatgaagtttttaattaaaGGAATAATCAAAttccatagttgtgttttaaaaaattgtcgaCCAAACTCTAATTATAATATTGATTCTCATTCTTAATGTGTGGACCCATGAACCAattaaacacacccttaattacaAAATCAACTAAGAACTATAATGAGTTTTGTTGTCAAAGTACGATGTGAATATTAAGATATTTATTTAGAGAGaaaattaatgttttaaaatacaaaaatggattattatattagaaaatgaaTATTACCTAGTAAGAAGAATATTGGAAGAAAACAATTTTGAAAGAGAAGACAATGGATAAAACAATATAGTTTCTGGACTTGAGaacaatattgaaatttgaaaatatgcGATAAGAGGGAGATATTTTCGTCTCCTATTTCtgctaatttttaaaataaaaaataagaaattaaaacatttttattgaaGATATTAAAGAAGCTTGTAGTGCATTTTGAGACATTAGCTTTTATTACATGAGACGGTCTACGAATCAAGTTATCTATAATATTGTTAAGTTGTTTTCATATTAGACTATATGGAATGACATGACATTTCTCCTATCTTTATGAACCttttaaacaataatttaatgaattaaatttttcttaagaaaacattttcacaaattgcatatataaatacaaaactgtgtattattattatttttttttttgtgggtgtAAATTTAATTTAGCATTTATTTTCCAAGACATGCAGTTGGCAAACGTGTCAGTAGCCGCCTAAGATTCCTTATCCTCACTAATTTAAATTAGACGGTTCATCCCCATTATTAAACCCCTAATGTATTGCATAATTATGCAATTAGGTAAGCAGAAAAAGGAAGCTCCCatataaaaattcataaatattgttatCCACACATtcagaaaaggaaaataatctTGGAAACCTGTCACTCATTAGTCACCACCGCCCAGCTATTTCATTGTTCTTGGACGGTGCCACTTTGTGGCCCATAACACCCACGTCTCTCTCGCCGAGCGCCCCACTTTTTAAACGTTTTTTAGTTTTCTCATTCAAACTCACATCCTCCCAAAACCCACCAATAATAATCTTTTGAGGACTGTTGACTAGTATAGTGCATTATTTGTACATAGTTACTTTCTTAagttactgaagcacaaagagtcaacagttactTCTACTGAGACTCGAATCTACTTTCAtaattcatgtgggagtgtaaatcgagaCACCGGGGTCTTTGGcaggagaattttttttaataaaactttTTAGCAATTAAGCTTCATTCTTCGTGAGACTTCTTCCTCATCCACCCCCATGACCCGTTCACACCCAAATTCAAGTCTGCCAGCCTACGTTAAAGTAtgttttatgtttaaaaaatattaataaataaaagctagaaagaaaattatgtttatattattttgagtaTGATATATTTATGCTTAAAGAgtgaatttgttttattataatattatgagTATGACATGGCATTTGGAGAACCTTAAGAAACAATGGGCGGGCTAAAGTACTTTTGAGCTAACTAATTGATGtataattaagatatatattatgtactaaTTATcacaatttcatttttcttaataaCAATTTCTTTAACCGAGCCAAGACTCTTATTGTTTGGTCCAAATGGACCAGGTTCATATTTTAACCAAATTAGCTCAATCtagtttaaataataatcaaacaaatGGTATGTCAATCTTTACATTTGACGTCACTCAAAGAAAGAGGATGAGTAATGAACGTAAGATAAGAATATGAAAAATACCTCTtaagtaaaaaattttaaaaatatttttcagtcaaaataaattatttttcatttgatcaaaatcaaaataaatatctttcatgattcatgaataccaaccactataaattttatacaaaaaattttaagtcttttttcaaatttctaaaaataacCTTAACCTTTTTGGGAGGGAAAACTAACCATGATAGGTTCACATGTATAGAGTCCAGACAGTTCCACAAAAGGAACATCCATCATGTTATTGACAGCTAGGAtatgcaacaaattaaatttttctaaattttgatTGGACGTCCCTGGATGTATTGTCACCTATTCATTCCTCCTTATCTACAATTATTATAACACAGACcatgtatataatatactcttttattttgataatatttcCACATTGGTAGTATTTATATGTGATAGAGAAAGGCCATCAATCTTCAACCCTCCAACAGCATATTCAGTTCTACATATCTGCTAGCTAGCTTCTTTCTTTACTCTTTTGTGTAGCATTTTTTGATCAGATCAATATGCCTGCCATAGCTTTTGGACGGTTCGATGATTCTTTCAGCTTCGCCTCTATCAAGGCCTATATTGCTGAATTCATCTCCACCTTGCTCTTCGTCTTCGCCGGCGTCGGCTCCGCCATTGCTTTCAGTTATTATCCATACCTTTAAACCTCCTCCTTTTGCATGCATcacacatttttctttttcttttggggtCACGAGTGAACCTAACCCTCATATATACAGTACCTACAGTGAGTAAATATTGTCTTGTGACTTTAATGGGTAAAATATTACAAAGAGACAAATCAGCTTAGGTTGTCTATATATTGCTGGCTAACTCAAATCGAAAAAGTCAATAGACTGTATGTTTAGATTAGAATTGAACTTACACAGTATTTTAGTTATCAAGTAAAGAATCTGACCAACTTGCTGGACTGCCCTTAcaattttttctctttattgTTCATGCATGCGTAATGTGGGTTTATTTAGACAATTAATGGAAGATTATTGTTATGGATGCAGACAAGTTGACGTCGGATGCGGCTCTTGACGCACCGGGGCTGGTAGCCATTGCGGTTTGCCATGGATTCGCTCTCTTCGTGGCTGTTTCCGTGGGAGCCAACATCTCCGGCGGTCACGTTAACCCGGCCGTCACCTTTGGACTGGCCGTCGGCGGCCAAATCACCATCCTCACCGGCCTTTTCTACTGGATTGCTCAACTCTTGGGCTCCATTGTCGCTTGCTACCTCCTCACAGTTGTTACCGGCGGCTTGGTAagtcaaacatatatatattcctctTTTCATGTGAATGCTGCATTTTGACTGATAAGATAAATTCACTgtcactatttaaaaatatttactaGGTAAATTTTACTTTGTGACTAATCaaaacacaagaaaataaatcagcTTAAGTTGTTTATAGCCTACAGGCTAAAACCAAGAAAATCAATTGAGGGATAGTGAcagttataattttatatttactaaGTTAACAGTCTGATCAACTTGACTGGAAATGCTACAtttatttaactttaatttgatgaaaCCGGACGTATATATGTAGGCTGTTCCGACCCACAGCGTCGATGCCGGAGTGGGAGCCGTGGGAGGAGTTGTGATGGAAATAATCATCACATTTGGTTTGGTATACACGGTGTACGCCACCGCAGTTGACCCCAAGAAGGGTTCACTGGGCACAATTGCACCCATGGCCATCGGATTCGTCGTCGGAGCAAACATCCTGGCAGCCGGTCCATTCTCCGGTGGGTCAATGAACCCGGCCCGATCATTCGGACCCGCGGTGGTGAGCGGAGACTTCAGCTGCATCTGGATCTACTGGGTGGGTCCCCTCGTCGGCGGTGGATTGGCCGGCCTCATCTACCCCAATGTGTTCATGGCCCACGAGCACGCCCCTCTCTCCAGCGACTTCTGATTGATTTCaactttgaagaagaagatgatgatgttgttgttgttgttgttcaaatCTCATTTTCCCTTGATTTTCTTGTATAATAATTATGAGAGGAAGAAAAGGCAACATTttgctctttctttctttttgctttttttttttttttctgctagcttttggtttaatttgcagCTGTAAATCCTTCTTTGTTGGAATGTGGCTTGCTAAATGCCTAAAATCATGATTGCACTGTCTTCTCTCTTTCTTTGAAAAATTGCTATTTCCAATTTCAAATTCTATTTCTAGCTTGTACTTCAGTTTTGGTGCTTAGTGTTGACATTATCTTTGAAACTAACATTAACTTAATTTGAAAGGTTCGAACTTTGTGACCTCTGATTTGAGAaagttacaaaaatataattgaattacTATTGGTAAAATAAGCCtaatttaaaattgagaatATGACATGATTATTTGTATGTGAATTATTTGAAGGAGTGGTGGAAAGGTTGGGATTTAGTGGAGTTGGGATATGACAAAATAATAACTTTACTATTCAAACCACCCATGTGCATATATTATCCAATTTCAGgggaagaaaatagaaaaataaaatagtggaTGATCATCCATCTCCATAAGGTATGTATAATGATTAATGGGACCATGTATGAGTTGTGTTTCATATTCCATCTGTCTTTGCCCTGTTGgaaccaataaaaaaaatctaataaatcCTTACTTGTAATAATTCTAGCATTAGCATTGATTAACATATCACCTACAAAAGTTTGACTTTGGCCCTTTGATTTACAACATTTATTGCAAAGCACTATCTAATACTACGTAAATTGTTAGCATAATTCtatgtttttttgttgttgttaggGTAGAATGGTAGATGTATTTTGACTAGTAGCTCCACCTTGAATAATTCATAAGGCTTGACTTTCTTATACACTTAATTTAGTAAGATTGAAATCAAACATTGCCTATAAAGATGTTGTATGTTTCTTGGGTATCCCCTTCCCGtagtaattttaaatattacctacctataaagataaaaataatttaaatatgtatCGTGCTCATAAGAACGTAAAAACAGCAATAAATTGAATAGATTGAAACAGGACGTGAAGGAGATTACTCTATTTTCATTGTAGCAATCATTAAAACTTTTTTGGGACTAAAAGCatgagtaattaattaaataattaattagtagtatttaagatatattatattggtGTTCAAGTGGATGCTTCCAATTCTGCCCatgctcctcctcctcctgaTGATTTCAATTCTTTATAATTCCACTCATGCCCTTTCCATTCAGGTAGTTGTTGAATGACGAGCTGTACACAAACGATACAGTTCGGTGTTTAATAATCGAAAAAATTCTctattattaaacatataatatataaacataaaatgtgcaattcaactatcggtttagacttttagttaagaGGAGCGCATACATACCGTGCCTTTGGAATTGGGTGTTCCAACAGTGGTCTGGCAAGCTAGTCTCCAGTTCCTGGGTTTCTGGATGCATTAATCCCAGAATTAGTATGGAGTTTTAGTttctacacttttttttttttttcattttttccttcTCTCAAAATGGTTATATTAATTGAGTATTGTAGATGTAGAAGCATATACCcgtttcaatttttcattctccTTGTCTGTCCGGGGACTCAGTAGCTCCTTTCCTTCCACTACCTAACAATACCAAAACCcctatttaataattaataaaaataataatggaaaatgacaattttagttcTCCAtccaattattaaaaaaaatactaaatttagttCCTTATTTATACATACCATTGCATTTAGTCCTTAAGTTATCAAAGTTGTAGCAGAATTACTGAATTAGTCTTtgacaccaaaaaaaaaacgttaCTTTTAATTTCACTACTAAATACTCAAAAActctaaattttcaaaattattttttgtaaatttagcAACATTCTTCTCTAATTATTCACTAGTCTATGCTCTCTTAgttgaaattttgattttattacgAAAAAATAACACTTGAAATTTACACCCACAGACACAACTTAAAAAGCtagaattttgaatatttaacaaacaaaattaacatTTCAGAACCAATTTTGCCACAACTTTACTCAAGGACTAAATGTGGTAATTGATAACATGGTCCATATAATTGAGAGACTAAATTGattatttgttgaaattaaGAGACCAAGACttacatttttcctaataataataacaaagcaTGCAGTAAATCACAATCCAAATGAAAATAACCATAATGAATGAAcagtaaaataataattcaaaaatagaaAGGTAATGGGAATATGAAATGTGACCTCAACCATGCATGTGCCACAGGTCCCTAATCCGGCGCAGTTACACAGAGCTCTGGACTG from Ipomoea triloba cultivar NCNSP0323 chromosome 6, ASM357664v1 includes:
- the LOC116022998 gene encoding aquaporin TIP2-1-like, with product MPAIAFGRFDDSFSFASIKAYIAEFISTLLFVFAGVGSAIAFNKLTSDAALDAPGLVAIAVCHGFALFVAVSVGANISGGHVNPAVTFGLAVGGQITILTGLFYWIAQLLGSIVACYLLTVVTGGLAVPTHSVDAGVGAVGGVVMEIIITFGLVYTVYATAVDPKKGSLGTIAPMAIGFVVGANILAAGPFSGGSMNPARSFGPAVVSGDFSCIWIYWVGPLVGGGLAGLIYPNVFMAHEHAPLSSDF